The following proteins are encoded in a genomic region of Paenibacillus sp. FSL H3-0469:
- a CDS encoding BMP family ABC transporter substrate-binding protein, producing the protein MKKKMLTLMLLAVMVLVAACGNNKSGNGNGAAATPGTNAEGGGAAAGDKLKVVLLIPGTLGDKSFFDAANNGLQKVKSELGAETKVVEMGADKTKWEPTFNDIAAEDWDVVISGGSEITEMFNATAEANPDKKFINYDTDIEEAPANMYNMSYSTNEVSFLAGAAAALATQSDMPNANKDNVIGFLGGMDIPGINAFLVGYIQGAQYVDPEVKVAVSYAGDFVNPAKGKELSLIQYNSGVDIIFNVAGGTGLGIFDAAKEKNKYAIGVDSDQAMLLKDTDSVKANLIVTSAIKKIDSAILGAVKKLQDGTLEMGKRDVLGFVEDGVGIAENEIYKAAFPAELQTKIEEVKQKLINKEIKVDNAMGMETSEVEAIRNAVKP; encoded by the coding sequence ATGAAAAAGAAAATGCTCACTTTAATGTTACTGGCAGTTATGGTACTGGTCGCTGCATGCGGAAACAACAAATCCGGTAATGGAAATGGTGCGGCAGCAACTCCGGGGACGAATGCGGAAGGCGGCGGCGCGGCTGCGGGGGACAAGCTCAAGGTGGTGCTGCTGATTCCGGGGACGCTGGGGGACAAGTCGTTTTTTGATGCGGCGAACAATGGTCTGCAGAAGGTGAAAAGCGAGCTTGGCGCAGAAACGAAGGTTGTGGAAATGGGCGCTGACAAGACGAAATGGGAGCCGACTTTTAATGATATCGCTGCTGAGGATTGGGATGTGGTCATCTCCGGCGGCTCGGAAATTACAGAAATGTTCAATGCAACGGCTGAAGCGAATCCTGATAAAAAATTCATCAACTATGACACCGACATCGAGGAAGCGCCTGCTAATATGTACAATATGTCCTACTCGACCAATGAGGTCTCCTTCCTGGCCGGAGCGGCTGCGGCGCTTGCTACCCAGTCCGATATGCCTAATGCCAATAAGGACAATGTGATCGGATTCCTGGGCGGAATGGATATTCCCGGCATCAATGCTTTCCTGGTCGGTTACATTCAGGGAGCACAGTATGTTGATCCGGAAGTGAAGGTAGCTGTCTCTTATGCCGGAGATTTCGTAAACCCTGCCAAGGGCAAGGAATTGTCGCTGATCCAGTATAACTCGGGTGTGGATATTATCTTCAACGTAGCGGGCGGTACGGGCCTTGGCATCTTCGATGCAGCGAAGGAAAAGAACAAATATGCAATCGGCGTCGATTCTGACCAGGCGATGCTGCTGAAGGATACAGATAGTGTGAAAGCCAACCTGATCGTTACTTCTGCGATTAAAAAGATTGATTCGGCCATCCTTGGTGCAGTGAAGAAACTGCAGGACGGCACGCTTGAAATGGGTAAACGTGATGTGCTTGGCTTCGTTGAAGACGGCGTAGGTATTGCAGAGAACGAGATCTACAAGGCGGCATTCCCGGCGGAATTGCAGACCAAGATTGAAGAAGTGAAGCAGAAGCTGATCAATAAGGAAATTAAGGTGGATAACGCAATGGGTATGGAGACTTCTGAAGTGGAAGCGATCCGTAATGCCGTTAAACCTTAA
- a CDS encoding extracellular solute-binding protein, with the protein MRKKAGRRSLVTLTTGLLALSLLAGCGGGNSNGNTGSSAGKDGNAGTPAASEGAAKAADTGIDTSKKVELQFYMLGDAPKDLPAIQAEVNKMAEADLNATVKFNFTSWTDWDQKYKLLLSSGQAIDLIFTADWTQYQSYAKRGAFLALDDLLPKAAPELQKFVPEKMWEDVKVDGKIYTVPATFKEYVTNGFVYREDLRKKYNLPEPKDLASYEAYMDGIVKNEPDMMPMSLNSDVGNNLHYIYTELHKMVGALPYGMGVKYDSPATVYSYWGSDEQKEELKMMKRWADKGFIPKNVLNIKDTMQDPVTSGKAASMFGDNPNRFNDMKMKISTTHPDWELAYSPFGLTTGYATPVHPIHNGFAIPKSSKNPERALAFYQKMVLDKRYNQLTQYGIEGKNYTVEDGYYKLVGTSTSNGFTREGMNGWAWRNPEFMLFDKGFDGVKAIFDELDKIQKPDLFLGFAEDYSSYQAEKAALEQVEKQYLFPLEAGLVDDVDKGLETFMQKAKQAGLEKIQAEWTKQWEAYVAEKGLK; encoded by the coding sequence ATGAGAAAGAAAGCAGGCAGACGATCTTTGGTTACGCTTACAACCGGATTGCTCGCTCTATCGCTCCTGGCCGGCTGCGGCGGGGGGAACAGCAATGGCAACACCGGCAGCAGTGCCGGGAAGGACGGCAACGCAGGCACACCGGCTGCATCAGAGGGAGCGGCGAAGGCAGCGGATACCGGGATCGACACCTCGAAGAAGGTGGAGCTGCAATTCTATATGCTCGGCGATGCTCCTAAGGATCTTCCGGCCATCCAGGCTGAAGTCAACAAAATGGCTGAGGCAGACCTGAACGCCACGGTGAAGTTCAACTTCACGAGCTGGACGGATTGGGATCAGAAGTACAAGCTGCTGCTGTCCTCCGGGCAGGCAATTGATCTGATTTTTACGGCAGACTGGACGCAATATCAATCCTATGCGAAGCGAGGTGCCTTCCTGGCACTGGATGATCTGTTGCCTAAGGCGGCTCCTGAGCTGCAGAAGTTCGTCCCCGAGAAGATGTGGGAGGATGTTAAGGTTGACGGTAAAATCTACACGGTTCCGGCGACCTTCAAGGAGTATGTAACCAACGGGTTCGTCTACCGCGAGGATCTGCGCAAGAAATACAATCTCCCGGAGCCCAAGGACTTGGCCAGCTATGAGGCCTACATGGACGGCATTGTCAAAAACGAGCCGGATATGATGCCGATGTCCCTCAACAGCGATGTGGGCAACAATCTACATTATATCTACACAGAGCTGCATAAAATGGTTGGAGCGCTGCCGTACGGCATGGGTGTGAAGTATGATTCACCGGCTACGGTCTACTCCTACTGGGGCTCCGATGAGCAAAAAGAAGAGCTCAAGATGATGAAGCGCTGGGCCGATAAAGGCTTCATTCCGAAGAATGTGCTGAATATTAAGGATACGATGCAGGACCCGGTCACTTCAGGTAAAGCGGCCAGCATGTTCGGCGACAACCCTAACCGGTTCAATGATATGAAGATGAAGATCAGCACGACCCACCCGGATTGGGAGCTGGCGTATTCTCCTTTCGGCCTGACAACCGGCTATGCAACCCCTGTGCATCCGATTCACAACGGGTTCGCTATTCCGAAGAGCAGCAAGAATCCGGAGCGGGCGCTTGCCTTCTATCAGAAGATGGTGCTGGACAAACGCTATAATCAGCTGACGCAATACGGCATTGAAGGCAAGAACTACACGGTGGAAGACGGCTATTACAAGCTGGTCGGCACCAGTACCTCCAATGGCTTCACCCGGGAAGGCATGAACGGCTGGGCGTGGAGAAATCCGGAGTTCATGCTGTTCGACAAGGGCTTTGACGGGGTCAAGGCGATCTTTGATGAGCTGGATAAAATCCAGAAGCCGGACCTGTTCCTGGGCTTCGCGGAGGACTACAGCTCTTATCAGGCAGAGAAGGCTGCGCTTGAGCAGGTAGAGAAGCAGTACCTGTTCCCGCTGGAGGCCGGACTGGTGGATGATGTGGATAAGGGCCTGGAGACCTTCATGCAGAAGGCGAAGCAGGCGGGTCTGGAGAAGATTCAGGCGGAGTGGACGAAGCAGTGGGAGGCTTATGTTGCGGAGAAAGGTCTTAAGTAA
- a CDS encoding IS4 family transposase — MNKYTPFLAVFKQVLTSEEVQKVSGQTKDYEDTGTKMTVGVLFDYFVQACYHQWDGFRQSARVGSNYGLPKVHYSTLSGKAGEVPYDIFKRLFQMLVQKCNRQTRRHLNLPKDLLLIDSTTVTAANSRMSWAPYKKFRGGIKLHVAFSQGQHSPVKVVESIARRNDAPFGEVLADKDYLLVQDRAYGKIGRLDQYVQQGQSFVIRLKDNLHLVMPRKLRRPAEGDTQIVRDITCYIGQGKHQSAQRHRVVEFENDRGEVVRVVTDLRKESAQVIAEIYKARWEIEVFFRWVKQHLNVPCLFGTTENAVYSQLFVALTAYVLLKYIFDEIHPKVPVFARLTLWEFMQYWRIFNLPLEWQIQLSLLRRKDHIGVFEIP, encoded by the coding sequence ATGAATAAATATACCCCATTCTTGGCCGTGTTCAAACAAGTATTAACTTCGGAAGAAGTCCAAAAGGTAAGCGGGCAAACCAAGGACTACGAGGATACGGGAACCAAAATGACCGTCGGTGTGTTGTTCGACTACTTTGTCCAAGCCTGCTACCACCAATGGGATGGCTTTCGTCAAAGTGCTCGGGTGGGCTCGAACTACGGTTTGCCCAAGGTTCATTACTCCACCCTTTCGGGCAAAGCCGGTGAAGTGCCTTACGATATCTTCAAGCGTTTGTTTCAAATGCTCGTCCAGAAATGTAACCGGCAAACCCGGCGGCACCTGAATCTGCCTAAAGATCTGCTGCTGATTGACTCTACGACGGTTACGGCAGCCAACTCCCGCATGTCTTGGGCTCCGTATAAAAAATTTAGAGGTGGCATTAAACTGCACGTTGCTTTTTCGCAGGGACAGCATTCACCCGTGAAGGTGGTCGAATCGATTGCCCGGCGTAATGACGCTCCATTTGGAGAAGTCTTGGCCGATAAGGACTACCTTTTAGTTCAGGATCGGGCGTATGGCAAAATCGGTCGATTGGATCAATATGTGCAGCAAGGTCAGTCCTTTGTGATTCGTCTGAAAGACAACCTCCATTTGGTGATGCCGCGAAAGCTTCGGCGACCGGCGGAGGGAGACACCCAAATCGTACGCGATATCACCTGTTATATTGGTCAAGGGAAACACCAATCCGCCCAGCGCCACCGCGTCGTTGAATTTGAAAATGACCGGGGTGAAGTCGTACGTGTCGTGACCGATTTGAGAAAAGAGTCCGCTCAGGTGATTGCTGAAATTTACAAAGCACGATGGGAGATTGAAGTCTTTTTCCGCTGGGTGAAACAGCATTTGAATGTCCCATGTCTATTTGGAACCACCGAAAATGCAGTATATAGCCAATTGTTTGTGGCCCTTACCGCGTATGTGCTTCTGAAATACATTTTTGATGAAATTCATCCGAAGGTACCGGTCTTTGCTAGGCTGACTCTTTGGGAATTTATGCAGTACTGGCGTATATTTAATCTTCCGCTGGAGTGGCAGATTCAGTTGAGTCTGCTCAGGCGTAAAGATCATATAGGTGTTTTTGAAATCCCATAA
- a CDS encoding AraC family transcriptional regulator, with the protein MDRVLYIVNAEHEAGTYIPPHQHECFELVYYIHGQGTCSIGQRSYHFRPSTFALIPAGFKHDENHQPSPEVLFVGFHCGNPVINSLSGVFDDDKEHTVLQTLQRMNAEFKRKRDGFSELLNLQMSEITVYLQRLLSASGFHSPAEDQMQYVLNYMDEHYRHKLSVASLAEMSGYSYDRFRHLFKERFMHSPHRYLLLKRLDYAKSLLLHSQMHISEVSAAAGFVNDAQFCNMFKREIGLSPRTFRIQSRVI; encoded by the coding sequence ATGGATCGTGTCCTATATATTGTAAATGCAGAACATGAAGCGGGTACCTATATCCCTCCGCATCAGCATGAGTGCTTCGAGCTTGTCTATTATATCCATGGCCAGGGCACCTGCAGCATCGGCCAGCGCAGCTACCACTTCCGGCCCTCTACCTTCGCCCTCATTCCGGCAGGCTTTAAGCATGATGAGAATCACCAGCCCAGCCCGGAGGTGCTGTTCGTTGGCTTTCACTGCGGCAATCCGGTGATTAATTCGCTGTCCGGTGTGTTTGACGACGATAAAGAGCACACCGTACTACAGACCCTGCAGCGGATGAACGCCGAGTTCAAGCGTAAGCGCGACGGGTTCAGCGAGCTGCTCAATCTGCAGATGAGTGAAATTACCGTCTACCTCCAGCGGCTGCTCAGCGCCTCAGGTTTCCATTCCCCGGCAGAGGATCAGATGCAGTATGTGCTCAATTATATGGACGAGCATTACCGCCACAAGCTCTCGGTGGCCTCGCTGGCAGAGATGTCCGGCTACAGCTACGACCGCTTCCGGCATCTGTTCAAGGAGCGGTTCATGCATTCCCCCCACCGTTATCTTTTACTAAAACGCCTGGATTATGCCAAGTCGCTCCTCCTGCACAGCCAAATGCATATTTCCGAGGTCTCGGCTGCAGCCGGATTCGTCAACGACGCCCAGTTCTGCAATATGTTCAAACGGGAGATCGGCCTCTCCCCGCGCACCTTCCGTATTCAGAGCAGAGTTATATAG
- a CDS encoding ABC transporter permease subunit, whose product MPLVAQFPLKGTSGLSPQLDSGTRKKRKKGFVHELVHNRILFLMLLPTLLFFLINSYFPMVGVYYAFTQFDFNSGLFDAPFVGLKNFEFLWKSGTLVKLTLNTIGYNLAFILLGNVLAIICAILLSELRVKWFKKLTQSVMFLPYFVSFVILSVIVYNVFNYDNGFLNTLLTQFGANPVDVYNNPVIWIFLIILFYLWKNLGYSMVIYLASITGISEEYYEAAKIDGAHIFQRIWYITVPMLKSTFVMLLLFSLGSIMKGQFDLFYQLIGNNGVLYNTTDILDTYVFRSLKVTFDVGMATAAGLYQSLFGFFLIMTVNYIIRKINDDYALF is encoded by the coding sequence ATGCCGCTTGTCGCCCAGTTTCCCCTGAAGGGAACAAGCGGGCTGTCCCCGCAGCTTGACTCCGGTACCCGGAAGAAAAGGAAGAAGGGCTTCGTGCATGAACTGGTCCATAACCGGATTCTGTTCCTGATGCTGCTGCCTACGCTGTTGTTCTTTCTAATTAACTCGTATTTTCCGATGGTCGGGGTCTATTATGCATTCACGCAGTTTGATTTCAATTCCGGGCTGTTCGACGCTCCCTTCGTAGGGCTGAAGAACTTTGAATTCCTCTGGAAGTCCGGCACGCTGGTGAAGCTGACGCTCAATACGATCGGCTACAATCTGGCTTTTATTTTACTGGGGAATGTACTGGCGATTATCTGTGCGATTCTGCTTAGCGAGCTGCGGGTGAAGTGGTTCAAGAAGCTGACCCAGTCGGTTATGTTCCTGCCATACTTCGTATCGTTCGTTATCTTAAGCGTTATCGTCTACAATGTGTTCAATTATGATAACGGTTTCTTGAATACGCTGCTGACGCAATTCGGGGCGAATCCTGTGGATGTCTATAATAATCCGGTCATCTGGATTTTCCTGATCATTCTCTTTTATCTCTGGAAAAATCTCGGCTACAGCATGGTCATCTACCTGGCATCCATCACGGGCATCAGCGAGGAATATTATGAAGCGGCCAAAATTGACGGTGCCCACATTTTCCAGCGGATATGGTATATCACGGTGCCGATGCTGAAATCGACCTTCGTCATGCTGCTGCTGTTCTCGCTGGGGAGTATTATGAAGGGGCAGTTTGACCTCTTTTACCAGCTGATTGGCAATAACGGGGTGCTGTACAATACAACGGATATTCTTGATACGTACGTGTTCCGCTCGCTCAAGGTGACCTTCGATGTCGGGATGGCAACGGCGGCCGGCCTGTATCAATCGCTGTTCGGCTTCTTCCTGATTATGACGGTCAACTATATCATCCGTAAAATAAATGACGATTACGCCTTGTTCTAG
- a CDS encoding helix-turn-helix domain-containing protein has product MNPLLFRIPPLPHYIASGLNHCQPGYKHRSRQQIKVFDLLIVQQGCLYIGEEEQRFTVKAGDALILRPDCHHFGTEGCKEETAYHWLHFQTFHDLPALSVTLPASGNPNETAGELPVSLFDISSFNLVLSQFVNLLLPDRAYGVLEQLTQLQATAHLEAVRFRQQLLFQDLLQQLAASVNPEHRSSQTTLCAEQAASYLRTHYREEITTAMLGDSLNFHPVYIARCMNKVYGCSPMEYLLRYRIGQSKLLLMQTSFPIARIAEEVGFNQSSYFSSSFMKLEGLSPREYRQRFS; this is encoded by the coding sequence ATGAACCCGCTTCTGTTCCGCATCCCTCCCCTGCCGCATTATATAGCCAGCGGCCTCAATCACTGCCAGCCCGGCTATAAACACCGGAGCCGCCAGCAGATCAAGGTATTTGATTTGCTCATTGTCCAGCAGGGATGCCTGTATATTGGCGAGGAGGAGCAGCGGTTCACCGTGAAGGCAGGCGATGCCTTGATCCTGCGCCCCGACTGCCACCACTTTGGAACCGAAGGCTGCAAGGAAGAGACGGCCTATCATTGGCTTCACTTTCAGACCTTCCATGACCTGCCTGCTTTATCCGTGACATTGCCTGCTTCCGGCAACCCGAATGAGACTGCAGGAGAGCTTCCCGTTTCTCTATTCGATATCAGCTCCTTCAATCTGGTGTTATCCCAGTTTGTTAACTTGCTTCTGCCGGACAGAGCTTACGGGGTATTGGAGCAGCTCACACAATTGCAGGCCACCGCCCACCTCGAAGCCGTCCGCTTCCGGCAGCAGCTCCTCTTCCAGGATCTCCTGCAGCAGTTGGCTGCTTCTGTGAATCCAGAGCACCGCAGCTCCCAGACCACCCTATGTGCCGAACAGGCCGCCTCCTATCTCCGCACCCACTACCGTGAAGAGATTACAACCGCCATGCTGGGAGACAGCCTCAACTTCCATCCGGTCTATATTGCCCGCTGCATGAACAAGGTATATGGCTGTTCACCCATGGAATATCTGCTCCGCTACCGGATCGGACAGAGCAAGCTGCTGCTGATGCAGACCAGCTTCCCGATCGCCCGGATTGCCGAAGAGGTGGGCTTCAACCAATCCTCCTACTTCAGCTCCAGCTTCATGAAGCTGGAGGGGTTGTCGCCGCGCGAATACCGGCAGCGCTTCTCATGA
- a CDS encoding carbohydrate ABC transporter permease, giving the protein MQIKDDSYTRLLQGVAYTVIILGSLACLIPFLLIISASLTANESIIKDGYHFIPAQFSLEGYKTVFTFPDEVLRAYGVTLFTTVTGTTLGLFFMTMAGYVLARKDFKYRNTFSFYIYFTTLFGGGLVPWYIMITKYLHLTDSYGALIFPGLMTPFLIILMKNFIRSAVPEELFESAKIDGAGDFKIYWRIVLQLSMPGIATVGLFLALAYWNDWFSSSLFINDPHKYQLQFHLYNVINSASFIANMGAGTGVSLGSDLPTESTKMAMAIVVTGPILFLYPFIQRYFVKGLTIGAVKG; this is encoded by the coding sequence ATGCAAATCAAAGACGACTCGTACACCAGGCTATTGCAGGGAGTAGCTTATACGGTAATTATACTGGGCTCCTTAGCCTGTCTGATTCCGTTCCTGCTGATTATTTCGGCATCCTTGACGGCTAATGAGTCCATCATTAAGGACGGTTATCATTTCATCCCGGCGCAGTTCTCGCTGGAGGGCTATAAGACGGTATTTACTTTTCCCGATGAGGTGCTGCGGGCGTATGGGGTGACGCTGTTCACTACGGTTACGGGGACGACGCTGGGACTATTCTTCATGACGATGGCCGGTTATGTGCTGGCCCGCAAGGATTTCAAATACCGCAATACCTTCTCGTTCTATATTTACTTCACGACCCTGTTCGGCGGGGGGCTGGTTCCCTGGTACATTATGATTACCAAGTATCTGCATCTGACCGATTCTTATGGGGCGCTGATCTTCCCGGGGCTGATGACGCCGTTCCTGATTATTCTGATGAAGAATTTCATCCGCTCGGCGGTGCCGGAGGAGCTGTTCGAATCGGCCAAGATTGACGGGGCGGGGGATTTCAAAATATACTGGCGCATTGTGCTGCAGCTCTCGATGCCCGGGATTGCTACGGTAGGCCTGTTCCTTGCACTGGCTTACTGGAACGACTGGTTCTCCTCGTCGCTGTTCATTAATGATCCGCATAAGTATCAGCTGCAGTTCCATTTGTATAATGTCATCAACTCGGCATCCTTCATCGCCAATATGGGCGCGGGTACCGGGGTCAGCTTAGGCAGTGATCTGCCCACAGAATCCACCAAGATGGCGATGGCGATTGTGGTCACGGGGCCGATTCTGTTCCTGTATCCGTTCATCCAGCGTTATTTCGTGAAGGGACTGACGATCGGAGCGGTCAAAGGTTAG
- a CDS encoding AraC family transcriptional regulator, which yields MRLNKIGNQRALYSRLLVSITLCVSLTFLVSTIIYYNYYIGVEKKQTFQSDLGNLTQTSREVVNMTDAAQSLSFQIYRNSTISKIVFYDKPDIYDVTAAMSELGNYLSSMPYIESIYVYNPKGGQLYVASSHGQNGVYTEKELVDTSILDILSHYQNYKAFTPIPRVYSNGAQENDQVRAYTFLCLDAIGWDRAINSAVIVNISAPWINKEIASPVDSTSATYILDDQGAFLSSNSLKQQELTPEEEEFIEQRIKGREAGYFIAPFGGVNSLISYTAPDDLSWQYVRITPYEIITKQTNNIRNTTLLIAGLVLVAGIGLSWIMSKSLYLPINRIVSEMHILETEKRDSMFMIRQNTLRDLILGLKPLQSMQQVEKLRQLGIHFTFNDDYRLILLRIDRYQEFREARSSYLLASKFAIMNIASEICGQTYRVETVDMNDDGILVLLNIIDPVEYTDTGLIEALLRQIQQACSDYLKISLTLTYSHIDRNASQLHQLYQQVREASNHRLFYGHGCILNARDICALDSSTYHYPADKEKKLADALLSGKLTDAAEQFSAMIRETGAFPYQTAQLTVSRLSVTVREIVNSIQKRNRLQIDGMAELPSLEAVETIDELEEAFAALFRTLQEQLAGKKNTKLHDLICQINAKINEDYMKPHLSLNQIADELDMSPIYISRLYKQQTMNSIVDVILEVRMREVCALLENTDLPVTAIAERCGFTSSSYLHRMFKRSFGTTPTDYRRLKSVRMS from the coding sequence ATGAGACTGAACAAGATCGGCAATCAACGCGCACTGTACAGCAGACTGCTAGTGAGCATTACGCTTTGCGTCTCCTTAACCTTTCTGGTCTCCACCATCATTTATTACAACTACTATATCGGCGTAGAAAAGAAACAGACCTTCCAGTCCGATCTCGGCAACCTCACACAAACCAGCCGGGAGGTCGTGAACATGACGGATGCTGCGCAATCGCTTTCTTTTCAAATCTACCGCAACAGCACCATCTCCAAAATTGTGTTCTACGATAAGCCGGACATCTACGATGTCACCGCCGCCATGTCCGAGCTGGGCAACTATCTGAGCTCTATGCCTTATATCGAATCCATCTATGTATATAATCCCAAGGGCGGGCAGCTGTATGTTGCCTCCTCCCATGGCCAGAACGGTGTGTATACCGAAAAGGAGCTGGTCGATACCTCCATTCTGGATATCCTGAGCCACTACCAGAACTATAAGGCGTTCACTCCTATTCCTAGAGTCTATTCCAACGGTGCACAGGAGAACGACCAGGTCCGTGCCTATACTTTCCTGTGTCTGGATGCCATCGGCTGGGACCGGGCGATTAATTCGGCAGTGATTGTGAATATTTCAGCTCCGTGGATTAACAAAGAGATCGCAAGCCCCGTGGACTCCACCAGCGCAACCTATATTCTGGATGATCAGGGTGCCTTCCTGTCCAGCAACAGCCTGAAGCAGCAGGAGCTTACTCCAGAGGAAGAGGAATTCATCGAGCAGCGGATCAAGGGCCGGGAGGCCGGGTATTTCATCGCTCCCTTCGGGGGCGTGAACTCGCTAATCTCTTATACAGCACCGGATGATTTAAGCTGGCAGTATGTACGAATTACGCCGTATGAGATCATTACGAAGCAGACTAACAATATCCGTAACACCACCCTGCTAATCGCAGGTCTAGTACTGGTGGCCGGTATAGGCCTTTCCTGGATCATGTCCAAAAGCCTCTACCTGCCGATAAACCGGATTGTCAGCGAGATGCATATTCTGGAGACTGAGAAGCGGGACAGCATGTTCATGATCCGGCAAAATACACTGCGGGACCTGATCCTCGGCCTGAAGCCGCTGCAGTCCATGCAGCAGGTCGAGAAGCTGCGCCAGCTCGGCATTCATTTCACCTTCAATGATGATTACCGGCTGATCCTACTGCGGATTGACCGTTACCAGGAGTTCCGGGAAGCCCGCTCATCGTATCTGCTGGCCTCCAAGTTCGCCATCATGAACATCGCCTCCGAAATCTGCGGCCAGACCTACCGCGTGGAGACCGTGGATATGAACGATGACGGAATCCTGGTGCTGCTGAACATTATCGATCCCGTGGAATATACGGATACCGGCCTGATCGAGGCCCTCCTCCGGCAGATTCAGCAGGCCTGCTCCGATTATCTGAAGATCAGCCTTACCCTGACCTACAGCCATATTGACCGTAATGCCAGCCAGCTGCATCAGCTCTATCAGCAGGTCCGTGAGGCGTCGAATCACCGCCTGTTCTATGGACATGGCTGTATCCTTAATGCCCGGGACATCTGTGCGCTAGATTCAAGTACTTATCATTATCCGGCGGACAAGGAGAAAAAACTGGCGGATGCGCTGCTGAGCGGCAAGCTGACGGATGCCGCCGAGCAGTTCAGCGCGATGATCCGCGAGACCGGGGCCTTCCCTTATCAGACCGCACAGTTAACCGTGTCCAGGCTCAGCGTCACCGTCAGAGAGATCGTAAATTCGATCCAGAAGCGTAACCGCTTACAAATTGATGGAATGGCCGAGCTGCCCAGCCTGGAAGCTGTCGAGACGATAGACGAGCTGGAGGAGGCCTTCGCCGCCCTCTTCCGTACCCTGCAGGAGCAGCTGGCCGGCAAAAAGAACACCAAGCTGCACGACCTCATCTGCCAGATCAACGCCAAGATCAACGAGGATTACATGAAGCCTCATCTGAGCTTGAACCAGATCGCCGATGAGCTGGATATGTCACCCATCTATATCAGCCGCCTCTACAAGCAGCAGACCATGAACAGCATCGTCGATGTCATCCTTGAGGTGCGGATGCGCGAGGTCTGTGCCCTGCTGGAGAACACTGACCTGCCCGTAACCGCGATAGCCGAGCGCTGCGGCTTCACCAGCAGCTCCTACTTGCACCGGATGTTTAAGCGCAGCTTCGGTACGACGCCTACCGATTACCGGCGGCTAAAGAGTGTGCGGATGAGTTAG